A single Glycine soja cultivar W05 chromosome 14, ASM419377v2, whole genome shotgun sequence DNA region contains:
- the LOC114384334 gene encoding probable 6-phosphogluconolactonase 4, chloroplastic: MTFSAILSISYTPQSSIFCTQKSNPLSLKTLLFPPQVGKKLVHQPLRYKGFSPKGDVGKIKASIKWEKGYKKVEISSKEHLAVSLAYDVAQLSNKFTRERGAFTVVLSGGSLIKYLRKLLEPPYIDSIEWSKWHVFWVDERVVPKDNLDSNYKLAYDGFLSKVTIPPVNVYAIDDALAADGAADVYETTLKRLVKSNVIDTSTRGFPKFDLMLLGMGPDGHVASLFPGHPLLKEDKKWVTFIRDSPKPPPERITFTIPVINSSSNIAMVVTGEGKANAVNSALEDHEKTDKLPVELVSPEGEWKWYLDVGAASKLFKE; encoded by the exons ATGACCTTCTCAGCAATTCTCTCTATTTCGTACACGCCCCAAAGTAGCATTTTTTGTACCCAAAAATCAAATCCATTATCCCTAAAGACCTTATTATTCCCACCCCAAGTTGGGAAGAAACTTGTCCACCAACCTCTAAGGTACAAAGGGTTTTCTCCCAAGGGGGATGTTGGCAAAATCAAGGCATCAATTAAGTGGGAAAAGGGCTACAAGAAAGTTGAGATCTCCAGTAAGGAGCATCTTGCTGTATCATTGGCTTATGATGTTGCTCAGCTCTCTAACAAATTCACAAGAGAGAGAGGTGCTTTCACTGTCGTTTTGTCCGGTGGGTCACTCATCAAGTACCTCAG GAAATTGCTTGAACCTCCGTATATTGATTCCATAGAGTGGTCAAAATGGCATGTTTTCTGGGTGGATGAGAGAGTTGTGCCAAAGGATAACTTAGACAGTAATTACAAGCTCGCCTATGACGGATTTCTCTCTAAG GTGACAATTCCTCCGGTAAATGTTTATGCCATTGATGATGCCCTAGCAGCAGATGGAGCAGCTGATGTTTATGAGACAACTCTCAAACGGTTGGTCAAGAGTAATGTGATAGATACATCAACTAGGGGATTTCCCAAGTTTGATCTCATGTTATTGGGTATGGGCCCAGATGGGCATGTAGCTTCTTTATTCCCTGGGCACCCCCTTCTGAAGGAGGATAAAAAATGGGTTACATTCATAAGGGACTCACCAAAGCCACCACCAGAGAGAATCACTTTTACCATTCCGGTAATCAATTCATCTTCAAACATAGCAATGGTGGTGACAGGGGAGGGTAAAGCAAACGCTGTTAACTCTGCACTAGAGGACCATGAGAAGACTGATAAATTGCCTGTTGAACTGGTTTCACCTGAAGGGGAGTGGAAATGGTACCTAGACGTTGGTGCTGCTTCAAAGCTGTTTAAGGAATAG